One window of Marinomonas primoryensis genomic DNA carries:
- the clpP gene encoding ATP-dependent Clp endopeptidase proteolytic subunit ClpP, whose translation MKLTNPTTGPVAITSNGLVPMVIEQTARGERSFDIYSRLLKERVIFLVGQVEDHMANLVVAQLLFLESENPDKDIHLYINSPGGSVTAGMSIYDTMQFIKPDVSTMCIGQAASMGALLLTAGATGKRYCLPNSRVMIHQPLGGYQGQASDIEIHTREILSIKHKLNEIISFHTGKPIEQVAIDTDRDNFMNPETAKEYGLIDEILQKRKV comes from the coding sequence ATGAAGTTGACGAATCCAACTACCGGTCCAGTTGCGATCACAAGTAATGGCCTTGTTCCAATGGTTATTGAGCAGACTGCTCGTGGAGAAAGGTCATTTGATATTTACTCGCGCTTGCTTAAAGAGCGAGTGATTTTTTTGGTTGGTCAAGTTGAAGATCACATGGCTAACCTGGTTGTGGCTCAGTTGTTATTTTTAGAGTCAGAAAACCCAGATAAAGACATTCATTTGTATATTAACTCCCCAGGTGGTTCAGTCACCGCGGGAATGTCTATCTATGATACGATGCAATTTATTAAGCCAGATGTAAGTACCATGTGTATTGGTCAAGCGGCAAGTATGGGCGCTTTATTATTGACCGCTGGTGCTACCGGTAAGCGTTATTGCTTGCCAAATTCACGAGTAATGATTCACCAGCCGCTAGGTGGCTATCAAGGCCAGGCTTCAGATATTGAAATACATACACGTGAAATTTTAAGCATTAAGCATAAGCTGAATGAAATTATTTCTTTTCATACAGGCAAGCCGATTGAACAAGTTGCTATCGATACGGATCGTGATAACTTCATGAATCCGGAAACAGCAAAAGAATATGGTTTGATTGATGAAATTTTGCAAAAACGAAAAGTTTAA